One genomic window of Hypomesus transpacificus isolate Combined female unplaced genomic scaffold, fHypTra1 scaffold_130, whole genome shotgun sequence includes the following:
- the LOC124488272 gene encoding uncharacterized protein LOC124488272: MYIVVEFTETKTVNIISDSWFEDGVTWWPNYKSDERINRAVQKREDPGPDWKQYDVRVLLRAGDYMKAKEKLRVSLICNTSELQTDDEEKVIMRKRKSKPRIIFGVTDSDSEADEGNKRRRTSTPLPPIPPPTLNVVCQTTTRPLPGQRHTTAPAPLVPSPPPYMLPSPPHHFSAGHRPDLRKQSDRGCDTAPMSLVDTLTRLPSSPVCRISATPLSENGQDHLFVPSFRLGKTGTGPVPCSGKIQCVKDGGAPCKLCLETCVEMGMPGP, translated from the exons aTGTATATAGTTGTGGAATTTACTGAAACAAAAACAGTAAACATTATATCAGACTCGTGGTTTGAAGATGGTGTGACTTGGTGGCCAAACTACAAAAGTGATGAACGCATTAATAGAGCTGTCCAAAAACGGGAAGATCCAGGACCAGACTGGAAACAGTATGATGTTCGAGTCCTCTTAAGAGCAG GTGACTACATGAAGGCAAAAGAAAAGCTGAGGGTTTCACTGATCTGTAACACGTCAGAGTTACAAACTGATGACGAGGAAAAAGTAATtatgaggaaaagaaaaagtaaGCCAAG GATCATTTTTGGTGTTACAGACTCTGACAGTGAGGCAGATGAGGGGAACAAGAGAAGACGCACCTCCACTCCATTGCCTCCTATTCCTCCACCCACTCTCAATGTAGTTTGCCAGACCACTACTAGACCTCTGCCAGGCCAGAGGCATACTACAGCTCCTGCACCACTTGTCCCTAGCCCTCCACCTTACATGCTTCCAAGTCCTCCACACCACTTCTCTGCTGGACATCGTCCAGATTTGAGGAAGCAATCTGACCGTGGTTGTGACACAG CTCCAATGTCACTGGTTGACACCCTTACGCGTCTACCCTCAAGTCCTGTGTGCCGGATCTCTGCCACCCCTCTGTCAGAAAATGGCCAAGACCACCTTTTCGTCCCTAGCTTTAGACTGGGGAAGACCGGCACTGGACCTGTTCCTTGCTCTG gtaaaatccaatGCGTGAAAGACGGTGGGGCCCCCTGCAAACTCTGTTTAGAAacatgcgttgaaatgggcatgccagGCCCGTAA